The segment ATTAGAGTTGTCTCGCTGGGCGAAGGCCGGGCGCGTCAGTCCGTGCGCGCCGTTTCGGGTCTGGCCGGGCAGCGACGCGCAGAGGACCGCGACCTCCACCAACAATTGGCCGACGAATGCGCTCGGTTGAACGAGGCATTCAATCATTGGATTGTCCATCGCACACCATTTGTGACGGTGAAAGCCGCGATGACGCTCGATGGCAAAATCGCGACTGCGAGCGGCGAATCGAAATGGATCACCGGTGTGAAGGCGCGTGCGTATGGGATGAAACTGCGCCAGGGGGCGGACGCCATTCTGGTCGGCATCAACACGATCCTCGCGGACGATCCAAGCCTGACAGTTCGAAGGCAGAAGGAAAGAAAGCCGCTTCGCAGAATCGTTTTGGATTCGCTGGCGCGGACGCCGACGGACGCAAGAATCGTGAACGATGAATTCGCGGCGTTGACCACACTGGTGGTGAGCAAGCGCGCGCCGCAACGTCGCGTGGCGGCGCTGGCCAGGCGCGTGAAGGTGATCGTTGCGCCTTCGGCCGGTTCGAAATCCAAAATCCAAAATCCAAAATTGGATTTGAAGTGGTTGTTAAAAAAACTGGGCGCAGAAAACGTCACCGGCCTCCTTGTTGAAGGCGGCGGCGAAGTGAACTCATCGTTCCTGCTCGCCGGTTTCGCGCATCGCGTGGCATTCTTCTACGCGCCGAAAAT is part of the Candidatus Angelobacter sp. genome and harbors:
- the ribD gene encoding bifunctional diaminohydroxyphosphoribosylaminopyrimidine deaminase/5-amino-6-(5-phosphoribosylamino)uracil reductase RibD, with the protein product MSDAQFMRLALGLARRGYGTTSPNPMVGAVLVKGGKVIGRGWHHRAGEAHAEIEALRDAQRRGNNPRGATFYVTLEPCSTHGRTPPCTEAIKAAGIKRVVVGTTDPNPQHAGKGFKNLKRAGIRVVSLGEGRARQSVRAVSGLAGQRRAEDRDLHQQLADECARLNEAFNHWIVHRTPFVTVKAAMTLDGKIATASGESKWITGVKARAYGMKLRQGADAILVGINTILADDPSLTVRRQKERKPLRRIVLDSLARTPTDARIVNDEFAALTTLVVSKRAPQRRVAALARRVKVIVAPSAGSKSKIQNPKLDLKWLLKKLGAENVTGLLVEGGGEVNSSFLLAGFAHRVAFFYAPKILGGRDARKAVAGDGVRRLDEIIQLRRVEWRRLGPDLLLTARTAQPQPPSGSPYRTNGARTS